Proteins encoded within one genomic window of Vulgatibacter sp.:
- a CDS encoding c-type cytochrome, protein MRKMLASFAPMAALLLAPAAASADAPVRGDTERGGRLFRMECASCHGADGGGSTYWQQASQGKNLGNLPDLRDSAFLAQRSDGDLRKAIRKGMGRNGWIPGHSFASALSTLETWDIVQWLRDGSLTVTQFFPDAAKFTAKDFQIDQWGAERLAENLNLKLSQKELEVVVLTVYKGQRDDDDVRLVPWKPVELDLLKAADRLGYLSFQMMDVPGGERIRVGLGIGTDGKLQRVVVTHPDAKKKAEYEKALSAFVGQGQKGASVYKAPRGLKNGDAWAKALTRAAAISAEGITMYEKSERSRTAFDR, encoded by the coding sequence ATGCGCAAGATGCTCGCAAGCTTCGCACCGATGGCCGCTCTCCTGCTCGCGCCCGCCGCCGCGTCCGCCGACGCGCCGGTTCGCGGCGACACCGAGCGGGGGGGCCGGCTCTTCCGGATGGAATGCGCCTCCTGCCACGGCGCCGATGGCGGCGGCTCGACCTATTGGCAGCAGGCCAGCCAGGGCAAGAACCTCGGCAACCTGCCCGACCTCCGGGACAGCGCCTTCCTCGCCCAGCGCTCCGACGGCGACCTCCGCAAGGCGATCCGCAAGGGCATGGGCCGCAACGGCTGGATCCCGGGGCACAGCTTCGCCTCGGCCCTCTCGACCCTCGAGACCTGGGACATCGTCCAGTGGCTCCGGGACGGCAGCCTCACCGTGACCCAGTTCTTCCCCGACGCGGCGAAGTTCACCGCGAAGGATTTCCAGATCGACCAGTGGGGCGCCGAGCGTCTCGCCGAGAACCTCAACCTCAAGCTCAGCCAGAAGGAGCTCGAGGTGGTGGTCCTCACCGTCTACAAGGGCCAGCGCGACGACGACGACGTGCGGCTGGTTCCCTGGAAGCCGGTGGAGCTCGACCTGCTCAAGGCCGCCGATCGGCTCGGCTACCTCTCCTTCCAGATGATGGACGTCCCCGGCGGCGAGCGGATCCGCGTGGGCCTCGGCATCGGCACCGACGGCAAGCTCCAGCGCGTGGTGGTCACCCACCCCGACGCGAAGAAGAAGGCCGAGTACGAGAAGGCGCTCTCCGCCTTCGTGGGCCAGGGGCAGAAGGGCGCCAGCGTCTACAAGGCCCCCCGCGGCCTCAAGAACGGCGACGCGTGGGCGAAGGCGCTCACCCGCGCTGCGGCGATCTCTGCAGAAGGCATCACGATGTACGAGAAGTCGGAGCGCTCGCGCACCGCCTTCGATCGCTAG
- the truD gene encoding tRNA pseudouridine(13) synthase TruD has product MVNHPYVTPDLPGTAGIAKVIPEDFRVDEIPAYLPSGEGEHTFLHVEKRGRNTREVVQELARMLSVRDRDAGVAGQKDRHALTTQWVSFAGITPERAQGLEGEGFRVLEARRHGNKLRTGHLKGNRFELRLRGAVEDGLERARAIAAALAERGMPNFYGPQRFGRFGDNGEVGRLLLLGQDDPRVRRVRDRTQRRFLISAFQSEVFNRVLAERIRDGSWRHPQVGDVLQKLPSGGMFVCADPAVDEQRVASFEISVTGPMPGRKVRPAPTGAPAALEERILAETGVTPAHLARCSDAEGTRRALRLPVAVDVRAEADALLLSFELPPGAYATVVLREIVKGELPPALEA; this is encoded by the coding sequence GTGGTGAATCATCCCTACGTGACCCCGGATCTCCCCGGCACCGCCGGCATCGCCAAGGTGATCCCGGAGGATTTCCGGGTCGACGAAATTCCCGCCTACCTCCCCAGCGGCGAGGGTGAGCACACCTTCCTCCACGTCGAGAAGCGCGGGCGCAACACCCGCGAGGTGGTGCAGGAGCTGGCGCGGATGCTCTCCGTGCGCGACCGGGACGCAGGGGTCGCCGGGCAGAAGGATCGCCACGCCCTCACCACCCAGTGGGTGAGCTTCGCCGGGATCACGCCGGAGCGGGCGCAGGGGCTGGAGGGCGAGGGCTTCCGGGTCCTCGAGGCCAGGCGCCACGGCAACAAACTCCGGACCGGGCACCTCAAGGGCAACCGCTTCGAGCTGCGCCTGCGCGGCGCCGTGGAGGACGGGCTGGAGCGCGCGCGCGCGATCGCCGCCGCCCTCGCCGAACGCGGCATGCCCAATTTCTACGGGCCCCAGCGCTTCGGCCGCTTCGGCGACAACGGCGAGGTGGGCCGGCTCCTCCTCCTCGGCCAGGACGATCCGCGGGTGCGGCGGGTGCGGGATCGGACCCAGCGCCGCTTCCTGATCAGCGCCTTCCAGAGCGAGGTCTTCAACCGGGTGCTCGCCGAGCGGATCCGCGACGGCAGCTGGCGCCACCCGCAGGTCGGCGACGTGCTGCAGAAGCTGCCGTCCGGCGGCATGTTCGTCTGCGCGGATCCCGCGGTAGACGAGCAGCGGGTCGCCTCGTTCGAGATCTCGGTGACGGGGCCGATGCCCGGGCGCAAGGTGCGGCCGGCGCCGACCGGCGCCCCTGCTGCGCTGGAGGAGCGGATCCTCGCCGAGACCGGCGTGACGCCTGCGCACCTCGCCCGGTGCAGCGACGCGGAAGGAACGCGGCGGGCGCTGCGCCTGCCGGTGGCGGTGGACGTCCGCGCCGAAGCAGACGCCCTCCTCCTCTCCTTCGAGCTGCCGCCCGGCGCCTACGCCACGGTCGTGCTCCGCGAGATCGTGAAGGGCGAGCTGCCGCCGGCGCTGGAGGCCTGA
- a CDS encoding metallophosphoesterase, protein MPIFKRRAEAEATVTTVPQRRRRVRLPPRVSRHEVPIEGLPGHLDGLTIGHLSDVHVQRMVRPRHLDRAVELLNELAPDLTFLTGDYVCFHPGAIPRLALSLARLEVPHPAVAVLGNHDHWCDGPGIRRVLEDIGITVLQNEHTHVTARGEQLLVVGVDDARTHRADAAKAFGSAPASRHPVIALTHDPRAAVDVAAFDPALILAGHTHGGQINLGRLTHRMAARMGHHHLEGFFEVGARSRLFVNRGLGASLPLRVNAPPEVALLVLRRA, encoded by the coding sequence TTGCCGATCTTCAAGCGCAGGGCAGAGGCCGAGGCCACCGTCACCACCGTTCCGCAGCGCCGCCGTCGCGTGCGCCTGCCGCCGCGGGTCTCGCGCCACGAGGTGCCGATCGAGGGGCTGCCCGGGCACCTGGACGGCTTGACCATCGGCCACCTCTCCGACGTGCACGTGCAGCGCATGGTCCGCCCGCGCCACCTCGATCGCGCGGTGGAGCTGCTCAACGAGCTCGCGCCGGATCTCACCTTCCTCACCGGCGACTACGTCTGCTTCCACCCCGGCGCGATCCCGCGGCTGGCGCTCTCGCTCGCGCGCCTGGAGGTGCCCCACCCCGCGGTGGCGGTCCTCGGCAACCACGACCATTGGTGCGACGGCCCGGGGATCCGCCGGGTCCTCGAGGACATCGGCATCACCGTGCTCCAGAACGAGCACACCCACGTCACGGCCCGGGGGGAGCAGCTCCTCGTCGTCGGGGTCGACGACGCCCGCACCCACCGCGCCGACGCGGCGAAGGCCTTCGGCAGCGCCCCTGCCTCGCGGCACCCGGTGATCGCCCTCACCCACGATCCCCGCGCTGCGGTGGACGTGGCCGCCTTCGATCCCGCGCTCATCCTCGCGGGCCACACCCACGGCGGCCAGATCAACCTCGGCAGGCTCACCCACCGCATGGCGGCGCGCATGGGCCACCACCACCTCGAGGGCTTCTTCGAGGTGGGCGCGCGCTCCCGGCTCTTCGTGAACCGGGGCCTCGGCGCCTCGCTGCCACTGCGCGTGAACGCGCCGCCCGAGGTGGCGCTGCTGGTGCTGCGCCGGGCGTAG
- a CDS encoding N-acetylmuramoyl-L-alanine amidase-like domain-containing protein, with protein sequence MRPLLVLLLALLPLAATAEGAAFRFRSADAGGRGEAVRALAATGAGWARTRAASEAFLGTPYVVSPLGEGTGPDPDPLLRWDGVDCLTFVETALAVGNADDIAAAAAALDDIRYRAGRAPAFEHRLHLMIAQWIPDQIAKGYLEDVTAALPGATEVAIAYDEGIWRGRGRALRALPWQEELRGTFRLPMIPLAQAQAIAQRLPEGLVLNVVRKARPDRINRVTHTGFVIVKEGKRFVRHASYGRREVVDEPIERFLGRHARMRKWEVEGINLLAVRDNAAHVRALVERRTAALDVVPAAASTR encoded by the coding sequence ATGCGCCCCCTGCTCGTTCTCCTCCTCGCCCTCCTCCCGCTCGCCGCCACGGCAGAAGGCGCCGCCTTCCGCTTCCGCAGCGCCGATGCGGGCGGTCGCGGCGAGGCGGTGCGCGCCCTCGCCGCCACCGGCGCTGGCTGGGCCCGCACCCGCGCCGCCTCCGAGGCCTTCCTCGGCACGCCCTACGTCGTTTCGCCCCTGGGCGAGGGGACGGGGCCCGACCCCGATCCGCTGCTGCGCTGGGACGGCGTCGATTGCCTCACCTTCGTGGAGACCGCGCTCGCGGTGGGCAACGCCGACGACATCGCCGCAGCGGCGGCAGCCCTCGACGACATCCGCTACCGCGCCGGCAGGGCCCCCGCCTTCGAGCACCGGCTCCACCTGATGATCGCGCAGTGGATCCCCGACCAGATCGCCAAGGGCTACCTCGAGGACGTGACCGCAGCGCTGCCCGGCGCCACCGAGGTGGCCATCGCGTACGACGAGGGGATCTGGCGGGGCCGCGGCAGGGCCCTGCGCGCCCTGCCCTGGCAAGAGGAGCTGCGCGGCACCTTCCGCCTGCCCATGATCCCGCTCGCGCAGGCACAGGCGATCGCACAGCGCCTTCCGGAAGGGCTGGTGCTCAACGTGGTGCGCAAGGCGCGGCCCGATCGGATCAACCGCGTCACCCACACCGGCTTCGTGATCGTGAAGGAGGGCAAGCGCTTCGTCCGGCACGCCAGCTACGGGCGCCGCGAGGTGGTCGACGAGCCGATCGAGCGCTTCCTCGGCCGCCACGCGCGGATGCGCAAATGGGAGGTGGAGGGGATCAACCTCCTCGCCGTGCGGGACAACGCCGCGCACGTCCGCGCCCTCGTCGAGCGCAGGACCGCAGCCCTGGACGTCGTCCCGGCTGCGGCCTCCACCAGATGA
- a CDS encoding DUF4388 domain-containing protein, with product MSGSLLVENDGGISVDEGASLQLADHPGRFALARTAPDLLLAIRQPDVGSQQPIGRVAFSGDLDGVPFSDVVMLLAQGRRSGLFHVITGAVERTLVFAAGDLVAASSTQAGERLGEVALRLGLLERADLARLLSSPAAGRRVGQRLVERGLLDRERLEQAVQAQIALVFEAILLRPVGSFFFRDHPVPPQNGETAVAAQGLLLDGLRRLDELAHYRTRIPSPQAPVRRTGAAVDPPDEAALQIVAGLETGEATAAELAERLRLPEVEVMRTLFHLAEAGAVEVREDRAARPLADLGADPVPLRDLLRSFNRIFCEVFTEVALAGVLSSFVVEAQTVLASGSDPLFAGLAFDLDGSLPLGEILQRLPEAAQASGKGPRTVLLESLQPVLSQLIRQAEKHLDPHGSADLHARLRLLFGTSEW from the coding sequence GTGAGCGGCTCGCTCCTCGTGGAGAACGACGGCGGGATCTCCGTCGACGAAGGGGCGAGCCTCCAGCTCGCCGACCACCCGGGGCGATTCGCCCTCGCCCGCACAGCGCCCGATCTGCTCCTCGCGATCCGACAGCCAGACGTCGGATCGCAGCAGCCGATCGGGCGCGTCGCTTTCTCCGGCGACCTCGACGGCGTCCCCTTCTCCGACGTGGTGATGCTCCTGGCCCAGGGGCGCCGCAGCGGGCTCTTCCACGTGATCACCGGCGCGGTGGAGCGGACACTGGTCTTCGCCGCGGGCGATCTCGTCGCCGCCTCCTCCACCCAGGCCGGCGAGCGGCTCGGCGAGGTGGCGCTGCGGCTGGGGCTGCTCGAGCGGGCCGATCTGGCCCGGCTCCTCTCCAGCCCCGCTGCCGGCAGGCGGGTCGGGCAGCGGCTGGTGGAGCGGGGCCTGCTCGATCGCGAGCGCCTCGAGCAGGCGGTGCAGGCGCAGATCGCGCTGGTCTTCGAGGCGATCCTCCTCCGGCCGGTGGGCAGCTTCTTCTTCCGCGACCACCCGGTGCCCCCGCAGAACGGCGAGACCGCCGTGGCGGCGCAGGGGCTCCTGCTCGACGGGCTGCGGCGCCTCGACGAACTGGCCCACTACCGGACCCGCATCCCCTCCCCGCAGGCCCCGGTGCGGCGCACCGGTGCGGCAGTGGATCCTCCCGACGAGGCGGCGCTGCAGATCGTCGCCGGGCTCGAGACCGGCGAGGCGACGGCAGCCGAGCTCGCGGAGCGGCTCCGCCTTCCCGAGGTGGAGGTGATGCGCACGCTCTTCCACCTCGCCGAGGCGGGAGCGGTGGAGGTCCGCGAGGATCGGGCGGCCCGGCCCCTGGCGGACCTCGGGGCCGATCCCGTGCCGCTGCGCGATCTGCTCCGCTCCTTCAACCGGATCTTCTGCGAGGTCTTCACCGAGGTGGCGCTCGCAGGCGTCCTGTCCTCCTTCGTGGTGGAGGCGCAGACCGTGCTCGCCTCGGGAAGCGATCCGCTCTTCGCCGGCCTCGCTTTCGATCTGGACGGATCGCTTCCGTTGGGCGAGATCCTGCAGCGTCTGCCGGAGGCGGCGCAGGCCAGCGGCAAGGGGCCGCGCACGGTGCTGCTCGAGTCGCTGCAGCCGGTGCTGTCGCAGCTGATCCGCCAGGCGGAGAAGCACCTCGACCCCCACGGCAGCGCGGACCTGCACGCGCGGCTGCGGCTGCTTTTCGGAACGAGCGAGTGGTGA
- a CDS encoding alpha/beta fold hydrolase — protein sequence MGREAEEVREERVEVAPGVRLWYRAAGSGPAIVCQNGVGVTITFWEEFAERFARHGYTTVIWDYRGHGRSDEPREPNELTLDICVEDLAKVLDHAGIEKACLLGHSMGAQLGWEFYRKHPERVTGLVPTLGTYRNAVSSFYDMPRIAPKVFASASYVANSFPQFVKKLTGLAAWQPALSDLVVRKLEIVHPTLSPKGWLPPYLEHMAKLDPRVFFALAVAIKDHDASDLLPRIGVPTLVVAGERDFFCPPRVAKEMADLIPGAELLVIPGGSHAATIEQPDLFDLRLERFLEERVLARKQAEHA from the coding sequence ATGGGCAGGGAAGCAGAAGAGGTAAGGGAAGAGCGGGTGGAGGTGGCGCCCGGCGTGCGGCTCTGGTACCGCGCCGCCGGCAGCGGACCCGCGATCGTCTGCCAGAACGGCGTGGGCGTCACCATCACCTTCTGGGAGGAGTTCGCCGAGCGCTTCGCGCGGCACGGCTACACCACGGTGATCTGGGACTACCGCGGCCACGGGCGCTCCGACGAGCCGCGGGAGCCGAATGAGCTGACCCTCGACATCTGCGTGGAGGATCTGGCGAAGGTCCTCGACCACGCCGGGATCGAGAAGGCCTGCCTCCTCGGCCATTCGATGGGGGCGCAGCTCGGGTGGGAGTTCTACCGGAAGCATCCGGAGCGGGTGACCGGGTTGGTACCCACCCTCGGCACCTACCGGAACGCGGTCTCCTCCTTCTACGACATGCCGCGGATCGCGCCGAAGGTCTTCGCCTCGGCCTCCTACGTCGCCAACAGCTTCCCGCAATTCGTGAAGAAGCTCACCGGTCTCGCGGCCTGGCAGCCGGCGCTCTCCGATCTCGTCGTCCGCAAGCTCGAGATCGTCCACCCCACGCTCTCGCCGAAGGGCTGGCTGCCGCCCTACCTCGAGCACATGGCCAAGCTCGATCCGCGGGTCTTCTTCGCACTGGCGGTGGCGATCAAGGACCACGACGCCTCCGATCTGCTCCCACGGATCGGCGTTCCCACCCTGGTGGTGGCAGGGGAGCGGGATTTCTTCTGCCCGCCGCGGGTCGCGAAGGAGATGGCCGATCTCATCCCCGGGGCGGAGCTGCTGGTGATCCCCGGCGGCTCCCACGCCGCCACGATCGAGCAGCCGGATCTCTTCGATCTGCGGCTCGAGCGCTTCCTCGAAGAGCGGGTCCTGGCGCGGAAGCAGGCGGAGCACGCTTGA
- a CDS encoding Glu/Leu/Phe/Val family dehydrogenase codes for MSMEMEWDDPMYRSTVALFERTAESMDLDPNIRRRLRYPDRAIITTFPVRMDDGRVESFHGYRVQHNNTRGPFKGGLRYSLDVNLGEVTALAMLMSVKCAVMGLPLGGAKGGVRVDPSKLSRAELQRLTRRYTTEIINDIGPESDIPAPDMGTNEQTMAWIMDTYSQMKGHAVPAVVTGKPVSVGGSLGRGQATGRGVVYMVMDAARHLGMDLGEKTTAAVQGFGNVGMHAARKLHKMGVKVVAVSDVYGAIQNPAGLDIRALKRWVNKHGKVAGFPESEPLDPAHLVELPVDVLIPAAIGGVINEKNVQKLRCRILAEGANGPVTAAANEVLRETRDVFVIPDVLANAGGVTVSYFEWVQGLQSFFWSAKEINQRLYQIMSKSFHEVIDVAARRKVDMRTAAMMHGIGRMEEAMKLRGLFP; via the coding sequence ATGTCGATGGAGATGGAGTGGGATGATCCGATGTACCGGTCCACGGTGGCGCTCTTCGAGCGGACCGCCGAGTCGATGGACCTCGATCCGAACATCCGGCGGCGCCTGCGTTATCCGGACCGGGCGATCATCACCACCTTCCCGGTGCGCATGGACGACGGCAGGGTGGAGAGCTTCCACGGCTACCGCGTCCAGCACAACAACACCCGCGGCCCGTTCAAGGGCGGCCTCCGCTACTCCCTCGACGTGAACCTCGGCGAGGTCACCGCACTCGCGATGCTCATGAGCGTGAAGTGCGCGGTGATGGGGCTGCCGCTGGGCGGCGCGAAGGGCGGCGTCCGCGTCGATCCCTCCAAGCTCTCCCGCGCCGAGCTGCAGCGGCTCACCCGCCGCTACACCACCGAGATCATCAACGACATCGGCCCCGAATCGGACATCCCCGCGCCGGACATGGGCACCAACGAGCAGACCATGGCCTGGATCATGGACACCTACTCGCAGATGAAGGGCCACGCGGTCCCTGCGGTGGTGACCGGCAAGCCGGTGTCGGTGGGCGGCTCCCTCGGCCGCGGGCAGGCCACCGGCCGCGGCGTGGTCTACATGGTGATGGATGCCGCCCGGCACCTGGGGATGGATCTGGGCGAGAAGACCACGGCGGCGGTGCAGGGCTTCGGCAACGTCGGCATGCACGCCGCCCGCAAGCTCCACAAGATGGGCGTCAAGGTCGTGGCGGTGAGCGACGTCTACGGCGCGATCCAGAACCCGGCTGGCCTCGACATCCGCGCGCTGAAACGCTGGGTGAACAAGCACGGCAAGGTGGCGGGCTTCCCCGAGTCCGAGCCGCTCGATCCCGCCCATCTCGTCGAGCTGCCGGTGGACGTGCTCATCCCCGCGGCGATCGGCGGCGTGATCAACGAGAAGAACGTGCAGAAGCTCCGCTGCCGGATCCTCGCCGAGGGCGCCAACGGTCCGGTGACCGCAGCGGCGAACGAGGTGCTGCGCGAGACCCGCGACGTCTTCGTGATCCCCGACGTGCTCGCCAACGCAGGCGGCGTCACCGTCTCCTATTTCGAGTGGGTGCAGGGGCTGCAGTCGTTCTTCTGGAGCGCGAAGGAGATCAACCAGCGCCTCTACCAGATCATGTCGAAGTCCTTCCACGAGGTGATCGACGTGGCCGCCAGGCGGAAGGTCGACATGCGCACCGCCGCGATGATGCACGGCATCGGGCGCATGGAAGAGGCGATGAAGCTCCGCGGCCTCTTCCCCTGA
- a CDS encoding GNAT family N-acetyltransferase, whose protein sequence is MRLVAATDADRAFVARVWRAVAPRYEPLLPGAFEAEARAVERQGLSSRYETLLLDGADGPVGFAGLATLTPRHAYLAQLYLLPERQRVGHGSEALRLLEGRVPVTTEALVLHVHRDAGWARRFYEKNGYGLVAADEDGSRAWAGGLLAGWTPASTLLLGRALR, encoded by the coding sequence GTGAGGCTCGTCGCTGCCACCGACGCGGACCGCGCCTTCGTCGCCCGGGTCTGGCGCGCGGTGGCGCCGCGGTACGAGCCGCTCCTGCCCGGCGCCTTCGAAGCGGAGGCCCGGGCGGTCGAGCGGCAAGGCCTCTCCAGCCGCTACGAGACGCTGCTCCTCGACGGCGCCGACGGTCCCGTCGGCTTCGCCGGGCTCGCCACCCTCACCCCCCGGCACGCCTACCTCGCGCAGCTCTACCTGCTCCCGGAGCGGCAGCGCGTCGGGCACGGCAGCGAAGCGCTCCGGCTCCTCGAGGGCCGGGTGCCGGTCACCACCGAAGCCCTCGTGCTCCACGTGCACCGGGACGCAGGCTGGGCCCGCCGCTTCTACGAGAAGAACGGCTACGGCCTCGTCGCCGCCGACGAGGACGGGAGCCGCGCCTGGGCAGGAGGGCTGCTGGCTGGCTGGACCCCGGCGAGCACGCTTCTACTCGGCCGCGCCTTGCGCTGA
- the larA gene encoding nickel-dependent lactate racemase gives MNVLRYGEGTIELPACLRGAEVVAGEEPPPLPDPAAAALGALARPRGSQGLSTFVEPGDRVVVVVPDATRYAAPEVVVPAAVEAIARGGAASIEIRIANGTHRRSTAAELRRLSGGVDLPVGDRDCDDPGAHRALGKAPGLGTVRVDRVAAQADKLVLVGPISFHYLAGFGGGGKLLAPGLADRATALAIHRQCLADPGPGRHPQARPGVLEGNPLQAAIAAVVALAPPIFLLQLALQRGRRPAGFFAGALREAHLAAAAFHRRWQERSIGQPADCVVASCGGLPFDLNLYQAHKALEAACRTVRPGGTVILLAACPEGAGSPAFAAALAHPTPEAHEAALRRSFSIASHTALALRRKTAAARCILVSEGIDPALARGLGFEPAASLEEAVARAGPMGRTLLLPEGARTLPHTDGPTAA, from the coding sequence ATGAACGTCCTGCGCTACGGAGAAGGCACGATCGAGCTGCCCGCCTGCCTGCGCGGCGCCGAGGTGGTGGCGGGTGAGGAGCCGCCGCCGCTGCCGGATCCTGCCGCTGCAGCGCTGGGCGCCCTCGCCAGGCCCCGCGGGAGCCAGGGGCTCTCCACCTTCGTCGAGCCAGGGGACCGGGTGGTGGTGGTGGTACCGGACGCGACCCGCTACGCCGCGCCCGAGGTCGTGGTGCCGGCGGCGGTGGAGGCGATCGCCCGGGGCGGCGCCGCATCGATCGAGATCCGCATCGCCAACGGCACCCACCGCCGCTCCACGGCGGCGGAGCTGCGCCGGCTCTCCGGCGGCGTGGACCTGCCGGTGGGGGATCGGGATTGCGACGACCCTGGAGCCCACCGCGCGCTGGGGAAGGCGCCGGGCCTGGGCACGGTGCGCGTCGACCGCGTCGCCGCGCAGGCGGACAAGCTGGTCCTCGTCGGGCCGATCTCCTTCCACTACCTCGCCGGCTTCGGCGGCGGCGGCAAGCTCCTCGCCCCGGGGCTCGCCGACCGGGCCACCGCGCTGGCGATCCACCGCCAGTGCCTCGCCGACCCCGGCCCGGGGCGTCATCCGCAGGCGCGGCCCGGCGTCCTCGAGGGAAATCCGCTGCAGGCCGCGATCGCCGCGGTGGTCGCCCTCGCCCCGCCGATCTTCCTCCTCCAGCTCGCGCTGCAACGCGGACGGAGGCCCGCTGGCTTCTTCGCCGGGGCGCTCCGCGAGGCGCACCTCGCTGCAGCCGCCTTCCACCGGCGCTGGCAGGAGCGGTCCATCGGGCAGCCGGCCGATTGCGTCGTCGCCTCCTGTGGCGGGTTGCCCTTCGACCTGAACCTCTACCAGGCCCACAAGGCCCTCGAGGCAGCCTGCAGGACGGTGCGTCCCGGCGGCACGGTGATCCTCCTCGCCGCCTGCCCCGAGGGCGCCGGCAGCCCCGCCTTCGCGGCGGCCCTCGCCCACCCGACGCCGGAGGCCCACGAAGCGGCGCTGCGCCGCTCCTTCTCCATCGCCTCCCACACCGCCCTGGCGCTCCGGCGCAAGACCGCTGCGGCGCGCTGCATCCTGGTGAGCGAGGGGATCGATCCGGCGCTGGCCAGGGGCCTCGGCTTCGAGCCTGCGGCCAGCCTCGAGGAGGCGGTGGCGCGCGCGGGGCCGATGGGCCGCACCCTGCTCCTCCCGGAGGGCGCCCGGACCCTGCCCCACACCGACGGCCCCACCGCCGCCTGA
- a CDS encoding sensor histidine kinase, whose amino-acid sequence MHRLGLRAKILAGAIALLLPLFALELYAIQERFETRRESARAELARTAGAGAVLVAQIFGDLVALAAEVAAEPQIDELSEKELLMWLSRSAAYRETVDNLGVIDADGTFRAALVRPPGSDVPGPGSVPFFTDVRRAGTPLLSDVFVSEVLGGPVVVAAAPLVAAEGLAFAALRVAELARLVRSLHPGSGQEIFLIDPTGRIALHTAQRQLAWQQRDVGSLQAVRDAQAGATVYVEELAPLFPAGGIAVLAPVAEQRGWVLGISWSRDAILGELEARRSRRLGVFGLISLAGLVGAFLLAAWLSRPVRQLALQAHAIGSGDLGARVHVRSRDELRDLADSFNAMAEALAQERSRRETFVAAVAHDLKNALAPILTAAQLLGRKLEGEPEKKRIGTIVEQTRRLQRMITDLSDLARIEGGQFSLECGPVDLAALARGTAEMEQTRTSLHRITVDARGDTTIEGDADRLAQVLVNLINNAVKYSPAGGDVLVEVVGSAAEVEVLVRDEGLGLSREDAAALFAPYVRRHREAAPGLGLGLFISRAIVEAHGGTIHAESAGPGQGTTMRFALPRSRLG is encoded by the coding sequence ATGCACCGTCTGGGGCTGCGAGCAAAGATCCTTGCGGGGGCCATCGCGCTGCTCCTCCCGCTCTTCGCGCTCGAGCTCTACGCGATCCAGGAGCGCTTCGAGACCCGGCGGGAATCGGCGCGGGCCGAGCTGGCGCGCACGGCAGGGGCCGGCGCGGTGCTGGTCGCCCAGATTTTCGGCGATCTCGTCGCCCTCGCAGCGGAGGTGGCGGCGGAGCCGCAGATCGACGAGCTCAGCGAGAAGGAGCTGCTCATGTGGCTCTCCCGATCGGCCGCCTACCGCGAGACGGTGGACAACCTCGGCGTGATCGACGCCGACGGCACCTTCCGCGCCGCCCTCGTCCGGCCGCCCGGCAGCGACGTCCCCGGCCCCGGCAGCGTCCCCTTCTTCACCGACGTGCGGCGCGCCGGCACGCCGCTCCTCTCCGACGTCTTCGTCTCCGAGGTGCTCGGCGGCCCCGTCGTCGTCGCTGCCGCCCCGCTCGTCGCGGCGGAGGGCCTCGCCTTCGCTGCGCTGCGGGTCGCCGAGTTGGCGCGCCTCGTCCGCAGCCTCCACCCCGGCAGCGGGCAGGAGATCTTCCTCATCGACCCCACCGGCCGGATCGCCCTGCATACCGCCCAGCGGCAGCTCGCATGGCAGCAGCGGGACGTCGGCTCGCTGCAGGCGGTCCGCGATGCGCAGGCAGGGGCCACGGTCTACGTGGAGGAGCTCGCCCCCCTCTTTCCTGCAGGCGGCATCGCCGTGCTCGCGCCGGTTGCCGAGCAGCGAGGCTGGGTGCTGGGGATCAGCTGGAGCCGCGACGCCATCCTGGGCGAGCTCGAGGCGAGGCGAAGCAGGCGCCTCGGCGTGTTCGGGCTCATTTCCCTCGCCGGCCTCGTCGGCGCCTTCCTCCTCGCCGCCTGGCTGAGCAGGCCGGTGCGCCAGCTCGCCCTGCAGGCCCACGCGATCGGCAGCGGCGATCTCGGCGCCCGGGTGCACGTGCGGTCCCGTGACGAGCTGCGGGATCTCGCCGACTCCTTCAACGCGATGGCGGAAGCCCTGGCGCAGGAGCGCAGCCGGCGCGAGACCTTCGTCGCCGCCGTGGCCCACGACCTCAAGAACGCCCTCGCCCCGATCCTCACCGCAGCGCAGCTCCTCGGCAGGAAGCTCGAGGGGGAGCCGGAGAAGAAGCGGATCGGCACCATCGTCGAGCAGACCCGCCGCCTGCAGCGGATGATCACCGACCTCTCCGACCTGGCGCGGATCGAAGGCGGCCAGTTCTCGCTGGAGTGCGGGCCGGTCGATCTCGCTGCCCTCGCCCGCGGCACCGCGGAGATGGAGCAGACCCGCACCTCGCTGCACCGGATCACCGTCGACGCCAGGGGCGACACGACGATCGAGGGTGATGCCGACAGGCTGGCGCAGGTGCTGGTCAACCTGATCAACAACGCCGTGAAATACAGCCCCGCCGGTGGCGACGTCCTCGTCGAGGTGGTGGGCAGCGCCGCGGAGGTGGAGGTGCTGGTCCGCGACGAGGGGCTCGGCCTCTCGCGGGAGGACGCGGCGGCGCTCTTCGCCCCCTACGTTCGCCGCCACCGCGAGGCTGCGCCCGGGCTCGGGCTGGGCCTCTTCATCTCGAGGGCGATCGTCGAGGCGCACGGCGGCACCATCCACGCCGAGAGCGCCGGTCCCGGCCAGGGGACGACGATGCGCTTCGCCCTGCCCCGCAGCCGTCTCGGCTGA